The Leptospira harrisiae sequence CCTCCTCCTTGTGGCCACCCAGTCCATGACGGCGGGTGCCATTGCCTCCCAGTTTGATACTAAACGACCAACAGTTTCCAAACATTTACAAATTTTAACAGAATGTGAATTATTAAAAAAAGAACCTAACGGTCGTGAGATGTATTACCATTTAAACCCAAACAAAATGAAAGAAATAGCAAACTTCATTGCACCTTTCCAAAAACTTTGGGACGACCGATTTAACAAATTGGAATCGGTAATGAAAAACTATAAAGCGAAAGGATAAGAATATGGAACTCAAAACAAAAGTTTATGCAGAAGACGGCAAACAAGAGTTAAGAATCGAACGTGAGTTTGATTTACCAACTTCTTTGGTTTTTAAAGCTCATACAGTACCAGAACTCATCGAACAGTGGATGGGAAACAAAGTCCTCCAGTTCGAAGCAAAAAATCATGGAAGTTGGATTTTTGAAACCAAAAATCCGGACGGGATCGTTTTGTTTCGAGCCAACGGAGTATTACTCAATATAAAAGAAAATGAAAGTTTTGTTCGTACCTTTGAAATGGAAAATACTGGTTTTCCTGTTCAACTTGAGTTTTTTACCTTCCAAAAAATTTCAGAAACCAAATGCAAACTAATCATGCATATCATTTATAAGTCCGTCGAACATAGAGACCAAATTTTAAAGATGCCATTTGCACAGGGAATCAATATGGCCCACAACCATTTGGAAAAAGTTCTTGGTGAGAAAGTTTAATTCAAAACTTTTATGAAATAGATAAAAAGGAAATTGGAGCCAATTGAAATGAAACAGACAAATTCCAAAATGAATCAAGTCGATTTATATTTCCAAAAAATCAAAAACTGGAAACTGGAATTTCAAATCTTAAGATCAATTGTATTAGAAATTGAATTACAAGAAGAAATCAAATGGGGACAACCTTGTTACACTTGGAATGGAAAAAACATATTCCTAATCCATGGATTCAAAGATTACTTTGCTATTTTATTTTTTAAAGGTGCCTTACTCAAAGACCCGAAAAAAATACTCATCCAACAAACTAAAAATGTACAATCCGCAAGACAAATCCGATTCCAAAATGCTTCTGAAATCATAAAACTAAAAACAGTTATCAAATCTTATATCAAAGAAGCCATTCAACTGGAACAATCTGGGAAAAACGTGGTTATGAAAAAAACTTCGGAGTTTGAGTTTCCAGAAGAGTTTTTAAAACAATTAGAAGAAGATCCAAAGTTACAAACTGCTTTTGAATCTTTAACGCCCGGCAGGCAAAGAGCCTACCTACTCCATTTTTCAGGCGCAAAAAAATCTGAAACCAGAAAAGAAAGAATCGAAAAACAAATTCCAAATATTTTAAAAGGCAAAGGTTTAAACGACTAAAGTTAAACTTATATTGCAAAAAACTTTTTCCTTACCACATGACTTACAAAGGAAAACAGGCAAACAAGGATTATATATTAATTTAGGAGAAATCAAATGTCAGAAAAAACAAAAAAAATAGCTTATTGGTTCTTTACTCTTTGGTTGTCACTCGGGATGGTATCCACAGCGATTGTACAACTAATCAAACTTCCCGAAGAAGTAGAAAAAATCAACCAATTGGGTTACCCTACTTATTTTCTTACGCTTCTTGGAGTTTGGAAATTGCTAGGTGTTGTGGCAGTCTTATCACCAAAATTTGTTTTGCTAAAAGAATGGGCTTATGCGGGTTTTTTCTTTGCCATGTCTGGAGCTGCCATTTCCCATATTGTCTGTGGCCATCCATTTGGAGAAATTTTTCCTTCTTTACTACTTCTATCACTCACAGTGATTTCTTGGTATTTACGACCTGAAGGTAGAAAAATCAAAAGTTAATCTTTGATCCAAACCATTTCCAAAAAAAGATTTTGGATCAACTCTCAGTTTAACGAGGTTGGTCCAATCAAACGAATCCCTTTCGTTTTTTGTCCTTCGATCCAGACATCATTCCATGGAATGACGATTTAGTTTATATTCCTGATACCAATGATAACATCCATAAAATGCAATGAGTAAAAAAACAATGTATTCCAAAGTTACAAAGGGAATTTCCTTTAAGAAATAAATGGCGATACAAACTACATCGACAAACACCCATAAAAACCAGGATTCCAACTTTCTCTGAGCAAGCAAAAAATTGGCAATGATACTTCCCACAGTTGTAAATGCATCCCAATATAAAAACTCAGGTGGTTTTACAAAAATACTGGGTAACCATAATGGCAGCCGGCTTGTGATTTGCCCCAAAAAATAAATCCCAAAAATCATCACAAATAAAAGGATAATGTTTTTTGTTTTGCCTAAAGATTGGATTTTTACATAAATACCGGTTTTTTTTCTCCATACCAACCAACCATAAACACTCGATCCAAAAAAATAGATTTGTAACAACATATCTGAATAAAGTTGGATTTGGAAAAATAAAAAGAAAAAACAAATAGAAGTTAAAATCCCAAAAGGCCAAGTAAGGATATGATTTTTCGATGCTAAGTAAACACAAAGAAGACCAGTAGTTGTGCCAAGGAGTTCGATCAGACTCATCGTGTTACCGAATACAGAAAAAATCTGAAGTTCTTTTGAAAAGAATAAGGACAAATCCAACATATTAAGACACTAAAAGAAGGTTTGTAATCTTGAATTCCACAAATTCCGATTGATAAACAAAATGTATCCTCATTTGGAACCTTCCCTTAACCAAAACCAGACCATTCATACAAAAACAAATTTCAATAAACTAAACTTGTTTTTTCTAAATCCTAAAAAAATCTTCCTTAAATCCCTTCTCACCTAACCATTTACTTTGCAAAAGGTTATAACCTACAATTTCAAAATCACGAGAAATCCATTTCCTGTATTTTTTTTTCGATCGAGAAAAAGCATATGGATCAGTAAAATTCATTTCTTCTTTCATTACCGAATAGTCTTCGTTAGTTGGAACTGTAAAATATAGGTAATTACAATACTTTGCCATCTTTTCCAGAACCCCTGGAATCATTGAATCGGGGAGATATTGGATCACAGAATTACAAATTCCAAGTTCCACCGGTTCCTTTTCTAATTTGGGGAGTTTGAGTGTTTCTAAGGATTCATGAAAAATATGAAATTTGTCTGAACGTTTGACCCAGTCTTTTTTCTTTAGGTCTTCGTAAGCTTCCTTGGATGCATCCACAGCAAATACTTTAACAGGTGAAAATGATTTTACCATTTCTCGGAGTAAAATTGCTTTTCCAAATCCGAAGTCAGCAATTTTGTAAACCGGAATCTCCATTAATTGAAAGAGTGCTTTTAAGTATTCGGCATGTTGCTTGGCGTTGTAAGATCCATCTACGTCCAACCCATTCCCGTAAATATCAGACCAATAGGTACCATCAAACTCTTTCCCATTTTTCCCAAAGCCGAAGTTTTGTTTTTTCAGAAAACCTTTCATTAAAACTGAACTCCTAAACTTTGGAGCTCTCGGATCATTTCTTTGATGTATTTTGGTTCCCTTGTGAGTTGGTCCACTTCCTTTTCGAAAGCCTTAGTTACCATAATGTTATCTTTTTTCACTCTGTTTAAATAAACCTCAAGAGTTTCTTTTGTGATTTTTTTCTCGGGGAAATCTGCCATGAGAGGATGAGAAAAAAATCTTTGTCTGATGGAATCTTCTAATTCTCGAATTTTGGATTTGATGATTCCAACAAATCGTTTGATGGAAGTATCGTGGAAAGAAACATCCGTTTGTTGGTTTGGCAATAGTTCATCAACTTGTAATTTGATTTCTAAAATTTCTGCTATATTCATATTGTCTCTCGCACCTGAAAGTTTAGTCATCAACTTGGATTTACGTTCACGTAAAATAGGATCTTGTTCTTTATCAGGGTGGATGAGTTTTGCTAAATTTTTAAATAGAGTATTGATATCAGTGCTAAGCAAACGTTCCGATTCCAAAATTTTTTTTTCTTTTTCAGTTTGTGCTTTTGATTTTTTGCGTTCCCCTGCATGCGAACGAGACCCTCTAAAGTATTCAGCGCGATACTCTTCATATTTTTCACGAAATTCTTTATACTTTTCTTCATGAGATTCTCTTTCTTCTTCCGAATCAAATTGTGTACGATTCAAATCATCTAAATCAATATTGAATCCAAACTTTTGTTTGATTTTTGATTCCATTTGATTTTTATATCGAAGTCTTTCCGTTCGTTCAAACTTCGTTTCTAATTGATCACGATATTTCCCATAAAAATCAGGAGCTTCTAAAATGGAATCGGTACAAATATCTAAAAGGTAACGCCGCAGAAACTCTCTTTGCATTTTGCCAAAAGAAAGTTTTTCTTCGAGTAAAATTTCGCACATAAGGGCAAAACGTTCTCTTTCTAGTTTTTTTTGTTTTTCCAATTGAGGTAAAACATCTTGCAGATATGTTTCGTTGACTAGTTGAAACAAAGGTTCAATTTCTTTGGACCGTTCCAATGTTTCCTTATGTTTACGTAGAGCATCATTGAACTCTTTTTGTGCTTTGGTTTGGTTAGAAGAAGAGCCCGTCCATATCAACGTTTCTTCTGGATTGACTGCAGTGGATTTAGACTTTTGTTTTGGCATTCCAAGGTGGGAAATCGCCAGATGAGACTCATCTGGCGACCGTTCGAGAGTTTCTAATTACGCTTTCATCAAATTCAAAGCAGCACCTGCTTTGAACCATTCGATCTGTTGCGCATTGTAAGTATGGTTTACAGAAATTTCATCCTTTTTCCCATCCTTATGGTTGAGAACAAGAGTGAGTGATTTACCTTCTGCAAAACTTGTGAGTCCTACAATATCAATCACATCATCTTCTTGGATCTTATCGTAATCGTCTTTGTTTGCGAAGGTAAGTGCCAACATCCCTTGTTTTTTCAAGTTGGTTTCGTGAATCCGCGCAAAGGATTTTACAAGAACGGCTCTCACACCTAAGTGTCTTGGTTCCATTGCTGCATGTTCCCTAGAAGACCCTTCTCCATAGTTTTCATCCCCAACCACAATGGATCCAATTCCTTGTGCTTTGTAAGCTCTTTGGGTTTGTGGAACTGGTTCATAGTTTCCGGTGAGTTGGTTTTTTACTTCATTGGTTTTGCTATTAAAGATGTTCGTAGCCCCAATGAGTAAGTTATTGGAAATATTATCCAAGTGACCACGAAACTTAAGCCAAGGACCGGCCATCGAAATATGGTCAGTTGTACATTTTCCTTTGGCTTTGATGAGTAGTTTTAGACCTTTGAGGTCTGTGCCTTCCCATGCTTTGAATGGAGCAAGAAGTTGTAATCTTGTGGATGTTGGATCCACAATGACTTGGACTCCTGAACCATCTGTCGCCGGAGCCACAAAACCTGCATCCTCTACCGCAAAACCTTTGTTAGGAAGTTCTTCCCCGGTAGGTGGGTCCAGTTTTACTTGCTCGCCTTTTTCGTTAGTTAAAGTGTCAGTGAGTGGATTGAACCCTAAGTCCCCAGCAATGGCAAGTGCCGTAGTGATTTCTGGAGAAGCTACAAAAGCATAAGTGTTTGGGTTTCCGTCTTGACGTGCTTGGAAGTTACGATTGAAGGAGTGAACAATCGTGTTCTTTTCCTTTTTCTCTGCTCCCACTCGTGACCACATTCCAATACAAGGACCACAAGCATTTGAAAAAACTTTGGCTCCAATTTTGTGGAAGGAATCAATAAAACCATCTCTTTGGATGGTGTATCGAACTAGTTCCGATCCAGGAGTGATTGTAAATTCTGCTTTGGTTTTTAAACCTTTGGCAGCCACTTGTTTGGCAAGGGATGCGGCTCTTGAGATATCTTCGTAAGAAGAGTTAGTGCAAGATCCGATCAGACCTACTTCCACTTTGAGTGGCCAACCATTTTTTGCTGCCTCTTCTTTCATTTTAGAAATAGGAGTCGCAAGGTCTGGAGTAAATGGGCCATTCACATAAGGCTCTAAAGTGTTGAGATCAATTTCGATCACTTGGTCAAAGTATTTGGATGGATCTGCATACACTTCTGGGTCAGCTGTTAAATGTGCCTTATATTTGTTAGCAAGATCAGCCACATCACTTCTGTTAGTGGATCTTAAGTAACGTTCCATTGATTCATCATAACCGAAAGTAGAAGTTGTAGCCCCAATTTCTGCTCCCATGTTACAGATTGTACCTTTTCCAGTACAAGAGAGAGCTTCAGCACCTGGACCAAAGTATTCCACAATCGCGCCAGTTCCGCCTTTTACAGTGAGGATCCCGGCAACTTTTAAGATTACGTCTTTGGCAGATGTCCAACCATCTAACTTCCCAGTGAGTTTGACACCGATGGCTTTTGGCCATTTAAGTTCCCAAGCAAGACCTGCCATCACATCACAAGCGTCAGCTCCACCAACACCGATGGCCACCATTCCGAGTCCTCCAGCATTCACTGTGTGGGAATCGGTTCCGATCATCATTCCGCCTGGGAATGCATAGTTCTCTAAAACTACTTGGTGGATGATACCAGCACCTGGTTTCCAAAAACCAATTCCATATTTATTTGAAACGGAGGATAAAAAATCATATACTTCTTTGTTTTCTTTGACAGCTATTCCGAGATCCACACCTGATTCGTCTTTTGCCGTGATTAAGTGGTCACAGTGAACGGTGGAAGGAACCGCTACTTTTTTACGACCAGCTTGCATAAATTGGAGAAGCGCCATTTGCGCTGTTGCATCTTGCATCGCCACACGGTCTGGTGCAAAGTCAACATAGTCGACACCGCGACCAAAACTCTTTGTTGGATTTCCATCCCAAAGGTGGTTGTATAAAATCTTTTCTGTAAGTGTGAGGGGTCGACCCACTACCTTCCTGGCTTGTGTGATGGCCGCTTCCATTTTGGAATAACGTGCCGCTATCATTTCTATATCAAATGCCATCTGAACCTCTTATACCTATCAGACTGCAGGAAAAAAGGGAATCAATCGAAAATTGAACTACAAGAAGTAAAATCAGTAAATTTGGCTCTTAAGTGAGAACCAGTATCTTTTTTACCCGTCGATACGGACATAAACTTCATCGGCTTTGAGGATGAGCCCGGATTTAATTTCGATGAGCCTTGTATTGACAAAAACACCGTCTTGGTATGGTGTCACAATTCCCGTAATGATAACGTCCAATTTCAAAACATCGCCTATTTTCCGCAAGGTGGCAGTGTCAGTTGGTGCATCCAAACCAAGCCCTGCTTCTTTTAAAACCTTTTCGTTGGCCAGGCGGTCTAAAATTTGAAACCTATCCCTTTTTACTAGTTCTGTGGTTAATTTTTCTGCAAGGATGTCACCGTAAGGGCTTTTTTTACCCTCGTGGTCTAAAAAAGTCAGAACGACCAATCGCTGTGGTTGGAAATAAAATCCTTTTTCTGAGAGGGAAACAGCCAATTGTTCCAGAGGGGGTACGGTTGCCTTTTTGGGTTTGGATTCTCTCTCTTCTCCCAAATAACAAGCGCTAATGCTAAATAAAATCAATGCCAAAAAGAATCTTTTAAAATGCAAGTTCCATCCCAAGTGAGGTAACATATTCATAAAACGATTTTCCATTAAACCCATTCCCGTACATAAAACCACCGGGAACCCCAATCAGCATACCGTCTTTATAAAATTGGTTCTGGAAATTCAAAAAAAAAGTGGTTTTTAGTTTTCCGGGATGTTTCCCACGAAAACTTGCAGCAAAAGTTTCAGGAGAACGACCATTTTGATCTTTTACCTGCAATAACGGATCGTTAAAAACATTAAATATTTGGTTTCCCACATAGAGAGAGTAATTTTTGGAAGAACCAAGAAAAAAAATAAATCCTAGGGAAGCGATGTCTTGTGCAGGCATAAAACCCATTTGCCCATTGCCATAGGAACCAGGTTTTGCATTTACGTAATTGTATTTTACATTGAGTTGGATTTTATCACTGCCAAAAAAAAAAGAAAACTTACCACCTTCCGCACCGTAGGCACTGACAGGATTTTCTGTTTTTAGATTGTATACTGATGTTTGCACTTTGAAAAATTTTGCCGGCGAAAAACTACCTTGGTATTCGTACAATTGTTTAGGATCTACCAACAATCGCTTATTTGCGTCCATCTGACGAAAGATCATAGTTGCCGATGGATGAATCGGTGTTATTTGAATTGTCTGTGATAAAGAAGGTTCTCCGCTGTTTTTTGCATCCAAAACATTCATGGATTGAGGTGTAAAATCAAAATCCAAAAGATTTCCATCCAGCGATTTGTTCCCATTATTTTTGGATCCCACCAGAAACCCCAAAGACAATGATTTTAGATGATTTGAATATTCTAAATTACCTGAAGACTTTTTTTTTGAATTTGTTTTGATCGGATTTGTACGTAGATACTCATCGTCTAACTCGAGTGAGTCACGAGGTTCTAATTCTCTGACAGTAGACTCTTTGATTGGAGTGATATAAACAACACCAAGAAGACCTATACCAGAGAAGAGGGAAACATATACCGAAGATTTCGGGGAGTACATAAGGAAACTGTAGAAACATATTTCCTAATTTAAAAAGAATGTAAATCTATTTTTAAAATAGGAACATTGAATCTCCATACGAATAAAAACGAAACCCGTTCTTCAATGCATATTGATAAGAATCCAACACAAGTTGAGTCGTAGCAAAGGCACTGACAAGTAGCAGCAGGCTTGACTTAGGTAAGTGAAAGTTAGTAATCAATCCTTGTACGGATTGAATTCTGTCCCCTGGCGACAAAAAGATGTCAGTTTGACTTGATCCTACCTTATATTTCTGTAGTTGAGAATCAAATACAGTTTCTAAAACCCGAAGCGTCGTGGTTCCCACCGCAATGATGCGCCTACCTTCCTTTCTTGCATCGTTTAACTTTGTGGCGGTGGATTCAGAAACTAAGTATTTCTCCCTGTGCAATGTTTTGGTCTGCCATTGTTCAGCAGTTAGAGGACGAAATGTCCCATAACCAATTTGTAACTCTACTGGCAAAAACTCTGCCCCAAGTTTTTTTAAATTATCTTTTAACTCTTCTGTAAAATGAAGTCCGGCGGTCGGAGCGGCCACCGATCCAGAACGATTGGCAAAAATTGTTTGGTATCTAACTTTGTCCTCCTCGGTTACATTTCTTTTGAGATAAGGAGGGATTGGAATGTTTCCAAAAATTTCAAAATCGGAATCAGAAATAGGTAAATTTGAATTGAGAAACGAAAGTTCTTCCTTGGGGCCTTGGTAAATAAATTGATAATTGGGAAACCCAACAGGCGACAAACTTTCACCTAATCGAAGTTTTGCCCTATTTTTTAAAATACATAACCATCTTTGGTTTTCATCATCGTCGGGTTCTAAAAAAATAGATTCGTGGATTCGGCCCGATTCCACCTGTAAAAACACACGTCGATACGACACTTTTGTCTCATTGTAAACAAAAACATCTCCGGCTTGTATGAGGGGGGTGATGTCACGAAACAAAGGTGCTTCCCAAAATTTTGATTGGGTTCGATCCACTACAAGAAGCCTAGATTCATCCCTATTTTCTAAGGGAAATTTAGCAATCCGCTCCTCGGGAAGGTGAAAATCGTATTCATTCAAAAAATCCATCTTTAGATAGCCTTGGGAAAACCTTGTCAATTAACCAGAAATATTGGGAATGGTAGGAGAACTATGTGGAAATTTTTCGAAACCGTAGAGAAACGCGGAAAGTGGATTCTAGGCATACTGCTTATGATTCTCCTAGTCCTTTCCGTATCTAGATCCAAACAAAAGTCGGATTTTTTAGATTATTACCATGCTGCCGAACGATGGGGAACAGGTGACAATCTCTACAGGTTTGATGTAGCATTTGAACTCCAAACCAAAATCAAAACGATGGAAGATCTATTTCGTCCGGAAAATCTCCATTTGCTTTCGGCCCTCCAAAATGAAACCGCCACTTATATTTACCCTCCTTTGTTTTCTTTTCTACTGATTCCATTTACCCATCTGAGTGAAACTGGCGCTGCGCTTCTTTTTGAGATCCTAAGTTGGTTTTCTTTATTAGGAATTCTGTACTTACTATTTCAAAACAAAGAACTAAACCTAAAAGAATCAAAGTATCCTTTTATCATTCTCCTGGCGACTCTCCTCTTTAATTTTCGATTTTTAGAAAGTCATATCCAAAACAACCAAGTAGGACTTCTACTCATCTTACTTATATTTTTTTCCCTTACTGTGCGTTCACATTGGTTAAGTGGTTTTCTATTAGCCCTTGCAGTAAGCATTAAAATCACTCCACTTGTTTTTTTATTTGTATTTGTTTATGAAAAACATTATAGACGTATCCTTTGGTTTTTGGTTGGCATTTTGATTTGGAATGCTCTGCCCCTCCTGTATCAATGGGATTACACAGTTCAAATGACTAATGAATGGCTCCGAGAGATTTTAGGGAATGCATTTAGTAATCCTCTTCTTCGGTCTTGGAAAAACAACCAGTCCTTAAGTTCTACATTGGCAAAGTATTTTGTGTCCGGTGCCGATTTGATCAACCAACCAACTTACGGGATGCCATTTATCAACCTTTCCTTATCTACTTTAAAAATCATCCAACTTGTTTTTATGATAATCTTTGGAGTTCCATTGTTATTACTCTGGAGAAAGCAAAATAAAAAATGGGAAATTGTTTCTCTTTTGTTTTTAGTTTCTGCTCTCTTTAGCGGAATCAGCTGGGTTCATAGTTTTGTAATTTGTTTGATTCCTATTTATTTTATTTTGAATCAAATAACCAATATAATGAATCAGAAGAAGGAATTATATATTCTACTAATTATTTTAAGTTTACCGATAGTAGTCCATCGAACCTTTATCGGCGCTAAACTAGAAGCTACATTGTCGATGTTTTCTATTTTATTTTATACAACTAGTTTTTTATACTTCTACATAGTAAGGTTTGCATTCCATGAAACAAAAAATCGGCATTGATGCTAGGCCTCTTGCTTATGGAATGACGGGGAATTCAAGATACTTGGCAGAAGTATTAAAAATCATTCTCCCAAAACATAAATCAAAAGAATTCTTTTTGTATACGAACAAACCCATTCACCCGGTTTTTAGAGATTTATTAGGTCCCAATGCAAAAGAGATCCTAGAACCAAAAAACATTCCAGGGCCATTTTATCTGAATTTTATTTTACCTAGACTTTTAAAACAAGATGGAATCGATGTTTTTTGGGGCACCATACAGATGTTACCGTTCCGCAAATTACCGATCCCAACTTATGTAAACTACCATGATCTTAATTTTGTTTCTGCACCAGAAACAATGGCAAAATGGAATTATCTACAACATAAATTTTTGTCTCCAACTACTATGAAAAATGCGGACAAAATCTTTTGTTTGTCAAAAAATACAAAAAATGAAATTACCGCATTCCATCCTGGTTATGAAAAAAAATGTTTAGTCGTATATCCTGGTGTGTCCAAACAAAAAACGGGAAAAATCAAAACCAATTTTCCAAAAGATTTTTTTCTAACCGTTGGAACTTTGGAACCAAGAAAGAATATCAACCGATTGGTAGATGCTTTTTTAGAGTTCAAAAAGAAATATCCTAAAGATAAAAATTCCCTGCTCATTCTTGGCAGAAGAGGATGGGGAGAAGAAGGCGAGTTTTTATATCAAAAACTAAATGATCCAAAAATTCAAAAACAAGGCATTCAGTTTTTAGAAAAACCAGATGATGCCACTTTGGCAGAAGCATTTAAACAATGTAAGGCGTTTTTCTTCCCTTCCTTACATGAAGGATTCGGTTTACCTCTTTTGGAAGCTATGTTAGAAGACAAACGTTGTGTTGCTTCAAACATCCCCGTATTTAAAGAAATTTTATCTGAAAAATGCGATCTTTTTGTTCCGGCAAAAGAAACTGAAGCATGGACAAAATCCTTTGAAATTATGTCAGGACCTAAAAAAGTTAGGTCACCCAAATTCCCCGCCAAACAATGGACATGGGAAGAAACAGCGAAAAAAATAGAAGAGGTACTTTTTCAATGAAATTTATAAATAAATGGATATCTAAATGGAAAGAAAACCAAAGTAAAAAAGAAGCAGCATACTTTGGAACATCGCTATATGATGAATTAACGATAAATCCCATCCCTTCTCTTTTGTTAATTTTTACAGCCACATTGTTTTTTGTTTATGGCCTACCCTATGCATTTTATTTGGGGAAATTCTTTTTCTGGTTCGTTGGTATATTAGAAATCACGAAAGTATTAAAAATACCTTTTTTGGATGAATTAAGATATTATCATTATTTATCCGTATTTGTTTATTTTTACATAGCCGTATCCCTATTAATTGACGTTAGCCGACTTTTAAACAAATGGAATAAAAGAACTGTTTTTGTAAAAAACGAAATCTGGCAAATCCAAAGATTTGGTTTTGGAAAAAAACTTATCAAAATCAATTTAGATGCAAATGAAATTCAACTAGGATACGAACATGGCGGCCTGAGTGACTATCTAGGTTTCAACCGAATGGTTTGGGCTAAAGATGGAAAAAACCTACTAACTTCTCCATATTTTTTCCCTTACAAAAAAAATAAGACAATTGTG is a genomic window containing:
- a CDS encoding LIMLP_18675 family protein, whose amino-acid sequence is MKFINKWISKWKENQSKKEAAYFGTSLYDELTINPIPSLLLIFTATLFFVYGLPYAFYLGKFFFWFVGILEITKVLKIPFLDELRYYHYLSVFVYFYIAVSLLIDVSRLLNKWNKRTVFVKNEIWQIQRFGFGKKLIKINLDANEIQLGYEHGGLSDYLGFNRMVWAKDGKNLLTSPYFFPYKKNKTIVNRLLNR
- a CDS encoding glycosyltransferase family 4 protein, which codes for MTGNSRYLAEVLKIILPKHKSKEFFLYTNKPIHPVFRDLLGPNAKEILEPKNIPGPFYLNFILPRLLKQDGIDVFWGTIQMLPFRKLPIPTYVNYHDLNFVSAPETMAKWNYLQHKFLSPTTMKNADKIFCLSKNTKNEITAFHPGYEKKCLVVYPGVSKQKTGKIKTNFPKDFFLTVGTLEPRKNINRLVDAFLEFKKKYPKDKNSLLILGRRGWGEEGEFLYQKLNDPKIQKQGIQFLEKPDDATLAEAFKQCKAFFFPSLHEGFGLPLLEAMLEDKRCVASNIPVFKEILSEKCDLFVPAKETEAWTKSFEIMSGPKKVRSPKFPAKQWTWEETAKKIEEVLFQ